Genomic segment of Hydra vulgaris chromosome 11, alternate assembly HydraT2T_AEP:
GTATTGAATATGtgtcaaaatacaaaaattgaaaGTGGGGGGAGATCATTTTCATTGCAATTGCAAACATATTTCTTTTACATCATAGACATTTGTAATATTGGAGACAAATAGATTCTGCAGTGTGTCATTGAAGTAagtttttcaaatctttttaacGTTTCCACATGTATGAGTTAGTTTATAGGTACAAATATTTGCCCTACGGGAGTTATTTGATACAGTATATGTCCTGGTTAACATCTTGGTTAACATTTGAACATGGTTACAATTTAAACAAATGTAACATACAACATGGTTAACATTTGAATCTGCAATGAAAATGttaggtaaaaattattttctaataaaaaaagaattcctAACACAACAAACTAAATGACCCTAGTTAGTCTTATGCTAGGCTTAACACCAATGTAAACAATTGGTCCTAAGTATTAAGTGACTAAGTATTATATGGCTAAGAGTTATACGGCTGTTTTGATGTGCAAGGAAcaaaactggattaataaaagtttttatagcaaagGGACAGATatagtaaaaggatgcaacttgttgaataagaagccaagcaagaatgagttttggtttatcatAATAAagatgatagcttgtttgagcattgaccatgatggtatttgtagaaaaaagaaagaaatgcaaccttacaacaatgggagagtggctcaagctCGGCAGATAGAGcaggtctaattacatttacaatgtgcttttagactttgtctgagagtacgagggttgttatttgtcaatataggaatgccagcaatattgcaatatttttttgctgtaaATAAATGAgctttgttgtctaacaaaaattgtggattttaagtccagaatttaaatttgtaagcCACTGCAAGCTttaggctgttacagaagagagatcagattaaaaatTGGCTGGTTGCTCTAAacaatcaaaaagtgaagattttttgtcaagacaagagtataaagttgagacgtcagcaaatagagccacctTAGATGTAAAATTGACATGAAGATtgatattgtagataagaaacaatactgaagcaaagatagaaccttgcggtacccttaaagttacttgaaaaaaaaaagagtgtaggccttcaataataactttactgcagttagaaagaaataatttaataatctcaaaacttttatataaagaaacttataacagagtgaagactaGTCGTAATATAGTTAGAGAGGTTAAAGTGTTttttagagttttgaaaaattagaaccacttatttagcactttaaaaagttttgcaaaaattgaagagagttctggagaagaTCTTTTGAAGACCATGATGAAAATCTTGTCTTTggcacaaactgtagaagtgtttaattgagaattagcTTTAGCATTGGAAACCAGagtgatttggatgtttaacaatgggttaatctgtttaactggcAGGAAGAGTACGGCcacctttttacattggcttcttggaataataaaaataaaatttgttgagaagagagatgttcttgtgaaaaagatgcaaaaaatgaataatgtttaataaagcaactgctcaagatggtgaaaaatgtgAATAGAATaaggcttgacttaaaattgaagagttaaaataaaaacttccaaACCTTTTAGAACAGAAGGAAAAAAAGCTTCCGAGATGCACTTTTTGCATAcattatggatataaacatatatgtttgctatttatttagatgctgggatacaatatcctttcatttttatataaactttagtatttatatggtatagtatttgccgaaagagatgatgatgatgatgatgatgatgatgatgatgatgataatgatgattatgatgatcatattgatcaaaatgatgtttatttatgcatatatatacaaaatataacataaaaccTGACCCCGGTCCTGGTCAAATATCCACTCCGGTCGCTTACTAGTCCTGGCCATAACAATAGGGactaaaaaatttcttgtatgagcctacttatttttaaacaattactaCATATCATCAACTCCTGTTAATATAGATATAGGTCTTGCATTTTCTTCAACATATTGATCCCCAATACTTGAATCTGCAATAAAAAAGCacattttagttttgaaaattagttgatccattgcttgacattcgtatcactctagtttctgtatttaaagtgattccctgcttagactcttctacagcttgtggtccggacaacatacctgctatagtcttgcagaagtgtacTCTTaagctgtcgtctatactttcaaaactatttaacaagtgcttatcaaagtattgttttccagcctgctggaaagcagtacctgttatctctattttcaaaaattctggagattgatctgattcgtctaactactgtCCTATTAGTtatcttcctatcataagcaaggtttttgagtcattaattaacaaacaattaatcttgaatcttgaatctaataacttactttctgatcatcaatatggattttgatcttcttgttctacagctgatttgctaacagtaataactgataggttttattgtgcattagatagagttGGAGAggttaaagttattcttgacatttctaaagcttttagGGATTTCCAAAAAACCACACACCGAAACTCGTATATATtttgtctattattttcataataataaaactggcGATCTTCAATTTGCTCTCATTTAAttctaatctatataaatgttttgtaaacaaaaaatggtaTACATTAGAatgttaacaaagaataaattaagtttgaaaCGAAATCATGCACAGACagaaaaactcaaattttatttttaaatgttttaaacattggTAAAACTTTCCAGAAAGTTACAGGATTGCACTATGTATCATAGAGTCACAGCAATCGTTTAAATGCAGTTCATGAATGATCACGAACGGAAGTCACACACAGAAGTTGCGAATTGATTAATTTCatgtagatatttttaagaaaataaattgcttgtgaGTATTTTAAGTGAAATATTATACTTCTACGACtcatatttagtatattttcaATGAGAAATGGCAGTTATCAATTATTTCTAGCTTAAGTATagcgttttgaaaatttttgtttattttcaaacatGAGCAATATTATTtcgcaaaaaaataaaacgatcaaaatatatatatttaatttattcaggtagcctaaaatatgataaaaatatttttgttataaaagtttttaagaaaatcataaTAGTTTGCATATTGCTTAAGTCTCagcttttaattgctaaaacaaagaaaaataaaaaatcatgcaCAGAAATGAAAATCcccttttgataaagtttggcatgctggtcttctccataagctatcTTCTTATGGTATGTCTGGtaatatctttaagattattgaatcctttcttaccaatcgtagtataaatgttattttcgatggacagcactcttcttcatatcctgtaacttcaaaaaaaatctactgtaaGTTTTAGATAGTAAAGTTTTACTAGATTTTGTCAAtcgtaatttttaaaagaccggtcaatcaaattaaaatttccaaggttgttttttttttacatacaatttgtGAGTGGTCAAAGTTTGATGCAAATCTGGGTGGTACCCATGGGTATTTTAGGTGATTTGATGAAATGACCTGGGTGAGTTAACAGGCCAGGGCTAATAACCTCAATCTATTTCTTGTGTAGCCAGCTGCTAACAAGTTCATTTCTGTGACATTAGGCTCCATCATGGTAATGTTTTTATGGGTATTCATGATGTTCATTagtatttcaagttttttttgttaagtatttCAAAGTAAAGATGGCATGAGCCATAAAACACCACTTTGATTGGCTATAATAGCAATCCAAATTTGATTTCagttttttggcaatatatcAACCTAACATTTgtagaacaacaacaaaattactCAATTTATGATTTGTTGCTAAACATTACATTCTTACAATCTTCCCCTGACCGCCCATGTATTTCTGACAAAAGGCAATATGGtctatttttttgagaaaagtttttttgtcagAACATggctctttaaataaaattgtttccataaatatcttttaaatggcATAACACTTGGTGTAACACCAGTTACACCAAGTATAATATGTATGATTATacattattgtattataatatcatttaaaattttataggtTTTTCTTTTCTACTGGTCAAGTTATATCTGCATTCATAAGTTATATCattcatgaatttttttagtgttttagagttatttagatgattatttaaagttgattttaaataataatttagaatttGGTTTGGCAATCTTCTCCTATGTATAAGTATGTGAAGGACAAGTTTGTATTTCCTGCATCGTCACTGAACAATACTTTGTTTTTGGAGCAATACACATTATTGCTTAATGCAATTAAGGTTTCCCAGgtaactttaatataatatttgtaatgaGTTAGGTATTACTGAAATATAAACctagttcaatattttttaaacttagtcTAGATTTGATTCTGTATTTATTAATACGATTTCCAGTTTTAAATATACTTGTTTTTACATCAAACATTTACCTACATTTGACCTACTCAGTTTATCttctttattagataaatataaCTCAAATCAACTTcttcttcatgttttttttaaagctaacaACTCTTTTTAAAAGGTCACGTGATTTTCTGATGCATACAACTGTcgtcatttattttttatctttgagtttcaaattaataaacttttaatatttatcaaaaaacgtttttctgGCAATAAATGAAGATCAATGACAtccatgacaaattttttgttcttcaaaTTCGTTGATATAACTATAGAGATTTTATCTATCATTAAATTTTGAGATAAGGCTCTAGAGATATTACCTTTAGACACATTAGTGTCTTAGTTAggttttagtattattattattttttattattatgatagaaaatattcaatttttctacTACTTACAGTATTTAAGTTATTCTTGGTAACAATATTTTAGGTTTAGTTTAGGTTAGGTAAACAATATTTTAGGTTTCATCCTAGCTATACTCTTTATGTTTCATAAAGAGAATATATTAAATCTTTattcactaaaaaataaacaattttgttattagTTAGTAATATTgtcaattcattttttttttttttagggaatTAGTGCAATGTATAAAGGAGCTGGCGAACGAACAATTGAACAATCTGCAAATTTAGTAGGACTAAAATTACCAAAGCTATATGTAGATCCGATTAAAACTAGTTAAATTcctaaatgaaaattatatatcaataacaaTAAGTTTGTATCAATTAATGTATATAACAGGGCCGGACCCGTGTTTAAGTGAAAGGGaggttcaaattaaaaacatattgttCATAACCTCCAATTACtatagttttttctaaaatattcttattttacatgtacaaaaataaaaaatgaagttggaaaattttgaatttgaaaaaattttgggtTTAGTCCTATTATTTGGACAATAATTGGGTCCagtctttttttgttaatattttttcagtttttttcatgattttagttatttttattattttatgatttttttgttcGTTTTTCAACTCtttagtaaacttttttatgtaaaagtgtTTTGCCCAAACAAGCTAATCAAACTAAAGCAAAAtgtaagttgaaaaaaaacttttttttgtgacaaataccgaaaaaaaaatattaagaaaaggttttgtATCTTTATGCACAAAAATACCATATGTCTCAGGACTCAAAGTATAGTTGTTGAATATAGATTTCGTATTATCAAACAGTGCTActgtttgagtttttaaatttttttataaaagatataattgtgttgtcaaaatttttgtatttttccataaattattatgtttttttttatttcaacataaacataattaaaattggGTCTTTGTGATAAGACTAagtttgtcttcttctagccccattcatgtaaatatttgttttcatagattacaattgtaaattattttcttatgggcaaataaataaattacacaaacataaattaagtattttgtttgttttacataaaatatgttTAGCTAATAGTCCCagtttatttagttaatatttgGTTTATTTAAATTGCCTTGAGCTACTGatatgaaaattaaatgttatttttaaaaacattgaatttttagCAAACACTACTtaagtgttttaattttattgtttaattttttttattgtattattgagatttttttgagatttgttTAGtctagttattattttatttaatttaatttttatatttactactTATTTTtgaggtttaatttttttgagatttatttgcttagttaagttattattttattttctttaattacatttaatttttatatttactactTACTTTAATTTACTACTCTTAAATATGTTAgggtttaagttttttttttcaaaaataaagataaaatgacatatttgcaaaaataaatttaaaatcgcATATATGTCTTTTGCTAAATAACAAATTTCCTCATCATCCTTTACAAAGGATAACAAAGAGAAAACTGGTTAGGCCAAGTTAtgctaaattaaagttaatacccATATCATCAAGTGTAAAATATTATGGGTGCCAACCTTTAGTATGAAGACCTGGGtatacaaaaattttggatgaataaaaaaacattaccaTGTATTTTGGGTTATAGGTTGGAAAGTTGTTCAGGaccaaattattttaacatttttattttatttgcatctAATTAGATGCAAACAAAAAAAGGATAATCCAAGAAcattaataagaataaattaaaagaattaacacattataaaattattttattaaattatatccataaattttaattaaaatagtatatctttttagtaattaaaaaagtattaattccTAATATGGCATCCTCATTTAATGAAGAAGAA
This window contains:
- the LOC101240220 gene encoding protein FMC1 homolog isoform X2, with the translated sequence MNSTKKLQRLFRSFLKELRHIELKQQEKKNLVWQSSPMYKYVKDKFVFPASSLNNTLFLEQYTLLLNAIKVSQGISAMYKGAGERTIEQSANLVGLKLPKLYVDPIKTS